The sequence GATGACCACGTAGTCGCCCGAGAACCACTGCTGCATCTCGCGCACGCGGTTGAGGTTCACGATGGTGGAGCGATGAATGCGCGCGAACAGCCGCGGATCGAGTGTTTCCTCGAGATGGCTGATGCGCTCGCGGATGGTGTGTGCCGTCTTGCCCACGTGCAGGCGCACATAGTTGCGATCGGCTTCAATCCAGTCGATCTCCGTGGTCTTCACGAAGAACATGCGGCCATCCTGCTTGACCAGAATGCGGCTCGCGTAGCGGCCGTTGCCGGCGCCTGGCACGGCAGCCGCACTGCCGGCCGCGGCGCCCGCCGCGAGACCGGCGGCCAGATCGGCCGCTCCGGCCGAGGCGGCGCTGCCATCGGCCAATCGGCGCACCGTCTCCAGCAACTCGCCGAGACGCTCGGCGGCCACCGCATTCGCGCGCTGCTTGCGCGCCTTGTCGAAGGCCGCGCGGAAACGGTCGGCATCCACGGGCTTGAGCACATAGTCCACGGCATGCACATCGAACGCCCGCTGGGCGTGCTCGTCGTAGGCCGTGATGAACAGCACCATGGGGACGGGACCACCGTCGAGCTCTTCCAGCACCCCGAAGCCATCGAGGCCCGGCATCTGCACATCGAGACACACCAGATCGGGCTGCAGTTCGCGAATCATCGCCACCGCCTCACGACCGGTTTCCGCTTCGCCGACGACTTCCACGTCGGCCTCGTTCTGCAGCAGACGGCGCACGCGTTGCCGCGCCAGCGCCTCGTCATCCACGATCAGGACTCGCACACGCACTTCTCCCCTCCCTGATTCCGGTCGGAGCTCTCGTGGGGCGGCGCCGGGAGGATGAGCGCCTCGATGAGCTTCGAACCGGGCGGGCCCGGATGCGGTTGCGTCCGGTCCCGTCTGGGTGGCACGGGTGGTCCCCCCCGTGCATCATGCATCCTACGTAGCCTTTCGGGGCCAGGTTCCAGAACTTCCCAGACCGTCCCGGACCAGCTGACCCCTGCACTCCGTACCACTACCCGACCGAATGGTTGCTCCGTCACCTCCCCTGACCATTGCCGACGAAGGGCAGCGGCTGCGCCGCCTCACCCGTGTGCTGTTTGCCGCGGTTTGGGTGGTGCCGGCCGGCCTCTCCGCCCTTCAGTTCGCCTTCGTGGGGGACGCCTCGGGCACCCACTACGACATGGGGACCGCGCTGCTCTGGCAGGGCACGGCCTGGATGATCTGGGGCCTCTGGTCGCAGGTCATCCTCACGCTGGTGGACCGCGTGAAGCTCGATACGGCGCGGCTCATGCCCTGGTTGTCGCTGCACCTGGCCGCCACGGCCGTGGTCTGCGCGGCCAATGTGCTCACCATTGCCTGGCTGGATCACCTGTTCGGCGCCATCGGGCAGGTCACCAGCTATCGCTATGCGCTTCGCGTGGCCGTGGTCAACCACCTCGACATCCAGGTGGTGCTCTATTGGGCCATTCTGGGCGCCGCCTACATGGTCGAGTTCGTGCGGCGCTACCGCGAGCGTGACCGGGCGGCCACCGAGCTCGAACAGAAACTTGCCCGCACGCAGCTCGAAGCGCTGCGCATGCAGCTCAACCCGCACTTTCTCTTCAACGCGCTCAACTCGGTGGCCGAGCTCATGGAGATGGACGTGCGCGAGGCGCAGCGCACCCTCACGCGCGTGGCCGACCTGCTGCGGCTGTCGCTGCGCAGTGCGGGCCAGTCGCTCATTCCGGTGTGGCAGGAAATCGAGTTGGTCGAGCTCTATCTGCAGATCGCGCGCGTGC comes from Gemmatimonas sp. UBA7669 and encodes:
- a CDS encoding LytR/AlgR family response regulator transcription factor; translated protein: MRVLIVDDEALARQRVRRLLQNEADVEVVGEAETGREAVAMIRELQPDLVCLDVQMPGLDGFGVLEELDGGPVPMVLFITAYDEHAQRAFDVHAVDYVLKPVDADRFRAAFDKARKQRANAVAAERLGELLETVRRLADGSAASAGAADLAAGLAAGAAAGSAAAVPGAGNGRYASRILVKQDGRMFFVKTTEIDWIEADRNYVRLHVGKTAHTIRERISHLEETLDPRLFARIHRSTIVNLNRVREMQQWFSGDYVVILEDGTRLRLSRHYRDRVEKQVGV
- a CDS encoding sensor histidine kinase, translated to MVAPSPPLTIADEGQRLRRLTRVLFAAVWVVPAGLSALQFAFVGDASGTHYDMGTALLWQGTAWMIWGLWSQVILTLVDRVKLDTARLMPWLSLHLAATAVVCAANVLTIAWLDHLFGAIGQVTSYRYALRVAVVNHLDIQVVLYWAILGAAYMVEFVRRYRERDRAATELEQKLARTQLEALRMQLNPHFLFNALNSVAELMEMDVREAQRTLTRVADLLRLSLRSAGQSLIPVWQEIELVELYLQIARVRYGSGLDADISVDPSVVDLMIPSFLLQPLVENALKHGLAPGHQDQAIEVRLGRNRDSLEIVVEDNGRGLNGLLTTSGRFLAAVPSVDGLGIGLTNTRSRLAMLYGDRYAFRMSNLTTGGCRVEIRLPIEG